A window from Sebaldella sp. S0638 encodes these proteins:
- a CDS encoding DUF2815 family protein, which produces MNLKKTEVVTGKVRLNFPVLFTPKADKNDPTKINYSCQLLIPKSDTATMAKIREAIEEAKREGLGKKWGGTMPPNISAPYHDGDGIKPVAGTEYGPECKGHYILNVKASASYKPDVVDGQLNPILDQSEIYSGMYARVLINFFPYFNSGKKGISVSFSNVQKVADGTPLGGAPKKSADVFGEVKYDDLTGEVIV; this is translated from the coding sequence ATGAATTTAAAGAAAACAGAAGTAGTGACAGGTAAAGTAAGATTGAATTTTCCGGTGTTATTTACACCAAAGGCAGATAAGAATGATCCAACTAAGATAAATTACAGCTGTCAGTTATTAATTCCAAAATCGGATACAGCAACAATGGCAAAAATAAGAGAGGCAATAGAAGAAGCTAAAAGAGAAGGTCTAGGGAAAAAATGGGGTGGGACAATGCCGCCTAATATTTCCGCACCGTATCATGACGGAGACGGAATAAAACCTGTAGCTGGTACAGAGTATGGTCCTGAATGTAAAGGACATTATATTCTTAACGTAAAAGCAAGTGCATCATACAAACCTGATGTAGTGGACGGACAGCTTAATCCTATACTGGATCAGTCAGAAATTTATTCAGGTATGTATGCAAGAGTACTGATAAATTTTTTCCCATACTTTAATAGTGGGAAAAAAGGAATAAGCGTAAGTTTCAGTAATGTTCAAAAAGTAGCTGACGGGACACCTTTAGGTGGTGCTCCTAAGAAGTCTGCTGATGTATTCGGTGAAGTAAAATATGATGATTTGACAGGAGAAGTAATAGTATAA
- a CDS encoding DUF2800 domain-containing protein — protein sequence MSHAILSASGASRWMNCNPSARLEETVENTTSEYAEEGTLAHALAELKLRKYFIETGMAKKTYTTEYNKLKKHRLWQNEIDSYTDEYVDHIKAIAMSFSTSPYIEIEKKVSFEGYVPEAFGTADTIIISGDRLYILDLKYGKGVPVYAEDNPQLMLYALGAYLEYSLFYDIKHIEMHIVQPRLENISVFSMKTEDLLNWAETVIKPNAQRAFAGEGEFNPGEHCKFCKVKGSCRARAENYFALEELKEKGSLLTNDEKAEALQRGAELDKWLGELKAEIYSAIEKGEEVKGWKIVQGRSAGRKFTDTDVAVGKLKEHGIQEELLFERKMLTVPQMETVIGKKDFKEWVGDMIETIPGKPTLVPESDKREAITKRKAEDVFGKNNI from the coding sequence ATGTCCCATGCAATACTTAGTGCAAGCGGGGCTAGCAGGTGGATGAACTGTAATCCTTCTGCAAGATTAGAGGAAACTGTGGAAAATACAACATCTGAATATGCAGAAGAGGGGACACTGGCTCATGCTCTTGCTGAGCTGAAACTAAGAAAATATTTTATAGAAACAGGCATGGCAAAAAAAACTTATACAACAGAATACAATAAATTAAAAAAACACAGACTTTGGCAAAATGAAATTGACAGTTATACAGATGAATACGTGGATCATATAAAAGCAATAGCAATGTCATTTAGTACCAGCCCATATATAGAAATAGAAAAGAAAGTAAGTTTTGAGGGTTATGTGCCTGAGGCATTCGGTACAGCGGATACTATTATTATAAGCGGTGACCGGCTATACATATTAGATTTGAAATATGGGAAAGGTGTGCCGGTGTATGCGGAAGATAATCCTCAATTGATGTTATATGCATTAGGAGCATATCTTGAATATTCTTTATTTTATGATATTAAGCATATAGAAATGCATATTGTGCAACCAAGGTTGGAAAACATATCAGTATTTAGTATGAAAACAGAAGACCTTCTGAATTGGGCTGAAACTGTAATAAAACCTAATGCACAAAGAGCATTTGCAGGTGAGGGAGAATTTAATCCAGGGGAACATTGTAAATTTTGTAAAGTAAAAGGCAGTTGCAGAGCAAGAGCAGAAAATTACTTTGCTTTGGAGGAACTGAAAGAAAAAGGGTCGTTACTTACTAATGACGAGAAAGCAGAAGCATTGCAAAGAGGAGCAGAACTTGATAAATGGCTTGGAGAATTAAAAGCTGAAATATACTCTGCTATTGAAAAAGGTGAGGAAGTAAAGGGCTGGAAGATTGTACAAGGCAGATCAGCAGGAAGAAAGTTCACAGATACTGATGTGGCTGTAGGAAAATTGAAAGAGCATGGGATACAGGAAGAATTACTGTTTGAAAGAAAAATGTTAACAGTGCCTCAAATGGAGACGGTTATAGGTAAAAAGGATTTTAAGGAATGGGTAGGGGATATGATAGAAACTATTCCGGGAAAACCTACATTAGTTCCTGAAAGTGATAAAAGAGAAGCAATAACTAAAAGAAAAGCCGAAGATGTATTCGGTAAAAATAATATATAA